In Balaenoptera acutorostrata chromosome 3, mBalAcu1.1, whole genome shotgun sequence, the genomic stretch GACCAACTTGCAGGGCGAGGAGGCGTGGGGCTCATTCGTGCTCCCTCTGTCCTTGCCGTCTATTATTCTGTGCTTAGTATTTCCAAAGTAGGCAGGCCAGCTGAACCCCTCCCGGGAAGTGGCCCTGGGAACTGACTTAGAATGAGATAGGACATAAGGatcaaaaggaaaacaggaacttTAAAATGTCCTGCTCCTCACTttgcacatgaaaatatattgtCATTGGCTAGCTGTGTGTTCTTATGCCAGTCACCTAACCTCTTTGCACTTCAGTTTTCTGATCTGCAAAGTGATAGAACTGAAACTCTAAGGTACCTTCCAACTCAAACATTCGATGAGGAGTAACAGCAAAGTATTCGATGCCCATAAAACTTATGCAAAGCTATCTGGGAGGAAAAGCCTCTgatgaaaaagacattttaaaaagcacagaaaagaCCAGTTGCCTTATGAAAATGGAAACcaatagagaaaaaaagtagCTAAGCCCCAAATATAACATGTTGAACACTGTATGGTAAATATAATTATTGGTCTCAATTTGTCCAATAATTAGCATAATAATAATTATGGAATAATTagcataatattaatattaatattagcaTAATAATTTGTGTGGTATTATATGTCCTTGCCATATTCTGGTAGTGTGTGGAATGTACTGCCACACCCCCTGAGCTTGGATTTGGCCATATGACTCACTTTTTGCAATGGGATATCGGTAAAGTAACACAAGCAGAGACTTAAAATGGGTTTGTGCATTTGGGTTGCCCTCCTGTACTTCTGCCACTTCCATAGGGAAATATACTAAGGTAGTCACTGTGCCTTCAGTCTGAACCCCAGAAGAGACCCATGCAGCAGCCCTGAACATAGCCTGATGCTACCTGAGTCCAGGGGAACACCACAGACCCATGAGCAAGGAAAAAAGTACTTCGTTGTAAGCCTCTGAGATTTTGAGGTCGTTACACAGCATCGTTACAAGAAAGGCTGACTGACAGACCCTGCAAGGAAATGACATatagagaatgaagaaaatgcCTAGAGAACAAGATAAACACCTAACCATCTATATAGAAATCACAAAACCAGAGCCAAGTGTACTCAACACAGTCACAAGTGTGTCAAAATGACTGTGACATCAATTTGAAAACTGCACACAAATTACAACAGTATCTTCTAcactcagttttttgttttttgtttttttgttttagcagTCCACACAGTTTATTCAGCAATAGAACAGAAGAGAACTTCCATCATGACAGACATAAGGCAGATACAGGGTAGATCTCTGGGGTACATTCTTTAAACAGACTAACAAGGGACTTTTTAACAACATGTGGCAGGCATGATTTGTTACATACCAACAGCCATTCATTCCTTACCTCTTCCTTCCTAAAAGAGCTCTGATTTTATTAGGGGAGACAATGTGCCCTACCCAGGCAATGCCAACTCCATTCCCCTCTGCCAggtttcccaggctcccttgtgATTCAAGGATGTACGGGAAAAATCCTTGCTGTAATGAGATGTAAGAAAAAATCTGTGAGGGACTTTTGAGAAAGATCTTCTTCCCcaataaaagaaacagacttgAAAGGAGAAAGCTTTTTGCTCCCTACTTCCAGCCTTTGATTGGGATTGAAATGTCTGGAGCAGCAACAAGCTACATTGTACTCGTTGAGAACTGTGAGGACAAAAAGCCAATATGATAAGGATCCCAGaggggaaaaatagaaagaaccTGGGGCCTTGAGAAAATCGAGTTGCTACACAAGCTCTGGATTATCTAGAATCTTAAGCggaatttttaaattgttcagtGGTTTCTGAGATGTTTTCAACTGCTTTTTCTAAGTTTCTTACCTGAACTCTAGTTCCATGATTCTTATGAACAAGTGAAGGCCAGAATGAGGTCATTGTCAGGTAAGACCTTCTTAGTTCTAAGAAAAATGCTTCCCCTAAACTGTTCATAATATATCTGGAGTCAAGCTGGGTAACTTCTTTTGTCACCTATCTCCTAGGACAGGTACTTTTCCATTGCCAGGGGAGGACATTCTACGTTCAGTCACCACAAAGACAGGATAGTATTTGCTTATGTAGAGCCAAGGAGATGTAGACAGAGGCATTTCTGCATGCTTTTATGTCACCTATATCGGTGTTGCCTGATTGAATGTGATTTCTCTGACAGTGACCAGTTATCGATCATGTCATACCCACACTGAGGATGAGCTAAATAGAGCCAATGATGAATAAATAGTTATAtatgaataaattttatatatatatataattatcacTGATTAATATATGAGGTAGAATTTAGAACAATAtagtttattattaaaatgtctagggcttccctggtggcgcagtggttgagaatctgcctgccaatgcaggggacatgggtttgagccctggtctgggaagatcccacatgccgtggagtaactaggtccatgagccacaactactgagcctgcgcgtctggagcttgtgctccgcaacaagaggggccgcgatagtgagaggcccgcgcaccgcaatgaagagtggcccctgcttgccacaactagagaaagcccttgcacggaaacgaagacccaacacagccaaaagtaaataaataaataaataaaattaaaatgtctagtTGTTTTACTGGAATAATCTAGAATTCAGCTACAAGGATGCTTTCCCACAAAAGTTATCACTAGAATATAATGAAAGTACACACAGCATGGGGCTTCTCCTCCAGGACTACCATGTCATAATAATGTCAATAATTAGGTTGTGGAGATTTTTAGGAGTAAGCTAATTCCAAAACATAGGAAATATGGATTAGTCAGGTTCTAGATGAACAGTCTGGCTTGGAATGCTGATTAAATTCATGCTGAAGAAGAGATGCATAGACCCTGGAAGCAGATCCAACAACAATTTAACCAGTTTCCCAGAGCAGTGACAGTCTGGATCAGATATAGAAAGGAGtcatttttccatcttctttggGCTACTAGTACACAACCCTCTAGAGTCTCCATGatttttactttaagaaaatCTTAAGTTTAAGAAGTTATTTGCTTTGGCCAAGTTTTTTGTTCAAGGTTTTGTCTGTTCTGGTCAGGATTAACTGTAATGCAGGGTTAAAACCAGCAACTCGAGAGTCATGTATCCTTTTTCTAACCAGTGGAGGACCCAGAAGAAATGGGTGGCAAGATTTTTCAAAGGTCCACCTGGTAAGATTTTGGGGAGCCCCCTCAAGTGGGAAAGACCAAGGAAGAACAAGGCTTCTATTAGCAGGATTATCAGGATAACACTCAGGGCAATAATCAGCTCTGTTAATACGGTCTAAGAATACTTGGCAACATTCATTCTCAACCAGTTCAGTTTGGTACAACCAATGGCCTAGTTCTAAACTAGGGAACCATTGCTGTCCACAGTCAGGGCCATGTGAATTATCTGAGAACACTGGGACCTAGAGAGACAACACAGAAAGCAATGTAACTGTAAGAGGCCACAATGACAAAGAGAGACACCCAAACAACCAGTCCTATTACAGGTTTGGTTTAGCATTTTCTCAGTCCAACCACCATTACTTGGAGAGGGTAAAATTTGGCTTGCACCTCTGTGCAATTCTTCAACATTTCGTTGTCTATTTTTCACTCACTTGGAACCCAGTCTCTGAACTCAGGGACTGATCCAGTCTATGTTATCAGTCACTTACTAGCAGCACAGATCTCAGAATAGGTCCTTTAAATCCCAGCTTCTCAAGAAAACGTAGGGTTCTAGTCtaagttaattattttttcttgtgtgttATCAGCTGGTGGTATCATGCAGAGGCACCTGGCTCATGTCTGCTTGGTGAAACAGAGGAGCTGACAGGTCCAGTGGGTCTTTGGTGGGCACTGGCACTCTTGCCGTTGCAATACACGTACCCAAGACTTAAGGCCTTGGCACTTGATAGCGATGTAGAGGGGTCAGGAAAACCTGGCAGAGTCCTCCTGAGCGTGGATCCAATGAAGTCTTTCTTGGGAGGACCTTAATCAGGACCCAGTCACAGGGAAATAGCTGCTGTTGAGTTGGTTGAAGGGTCTGGGAATGCTTCACACACTTAAAAATTCTAGTGGGGTTTTAAATCGTCGACTGTCAATGTCAGGAAAGCCCTTCGAGTGTTCTTTCTGCTCCACAATGCCGAGCTGCACCCCTCGGACGCGGCGGAACAGAACGTCGTCCCCGTCCCTTACACTCAGTTTTAAGTGATCCTAATTAATGACCCTAAATGGTTAGCTTGATTAAAAAGAGTTAGACCTTTATTgggaaagaggtaaaattgtGGAAAAATCTAAAAACTCCTGAAACTTCATTTAGATGAATTTGTTTTCACAAACTACCACATACTGTACCATCTTCCACATCGTACTCAGCCTGGGGTGCTGCAGATATTTACCCCCATAAGCCATGAGGCTCTCAAGCACacaccttatttttctttaaaaatggacttttattttttaatttttaaaaattgagatcatgtagcattgtgtaagtttaaggcgtTTGTGTTGGTTTGATACATTTAGATATTATGTATGTTTACTACCCAAGTCGGTAGCTAATACCTCTATCATattacataattatcatttattttttttgtgatgagaacaattaagatctagtctcttggcaactttgaagtttatagtACAGCATTACTGACTATTATTCACTATGCTTATTTATCTACTAGCTGTAAACATCATCTTAAACAACATCTCCCCaattcccccatcccccagcctctggtgaccaccattctactctctgtttttatgagtctgacttttttaggttccacatttaagtgaggtcatacagtatttgtctttctttgttggatttatctcacttagcataataccctcaaggttcaaccatgttgtcacaagtggcaagatttccttctttctcaaggctgaataacatttcactgtatgtatctactacatcttctttatccattcatccactgacagacacttaaggttgtttccatatcttggctattgtgaataatgctgcaatgaacatgagtttgtggcaggatcttagttctgcaaccagggattgaacccaggcccttggcagtgagggtgcagagtcctaaccactggactgccagggaattcccccaattCCTTCTTACATATATACCTAGAGTAGGATGTTtgggtcatttggtagttctatttgtaatttttttaggaacctccataccattttccgtAATGACTactccaatttacattcccaccaatagtacacaagtattcccttttctccacccttctccaacacttgctatttcttgtctttttgataatagccattctaagatgtgtgaggtggtatctcattgtggttttgatttgcatttccctggtgattagtgatgttgagcatcttttcatgtacctcttggccatttatatgccttcttttgaaaaatgtctattcaggtcctttgcccaccTTTAAGttgaattatttgctttttttttttgctattgagttgtatgagttatttatatattttatatattaatctcACTAGATATatggtttgtgatttttttttccattttgtaggTTACCTTTTCAATTTGTTGTTTGCTGTGCTGTAGCTccttagtttaatgtagtcccacttgtttattatcatttttgttgCGGGAAGCACACACCTTCTCACGACACAATGTTTCAATTTCTCCTAGGATCCAGAAGCTACTGAGTTTGAACAAATCCACTTTACAGAGAAATGTGCACATATCTGTCTCATAATTAAATAATGTAATTACCATGTTGCATCTGAGTTTTATGCTGCTCTGTCTTTTGGAACCAGAAGTCCTGCTCAGGCAGGTTTAGAACTTTTATAGTAAATGCACCAAAGTCTTAGTTTTGTTTAGCAGACtaagcagagaggaggagagaataaatgaggcagagagGATAAACTCCCAAAAATCAGTAAATATCAGAGCACCAATCACACTAATAAGGGTAAATGATCTGTTATTCTATACCATTCGATAATAGATTATGTCGCCAATGAAAATAGTTTGTGAGAAGTTTGTGACAATTTATAAATTGCTTATGctgtaatattaaatgaaaaaagcagcaTATAAAATAGTATCAGTAGTACAATCACAACAATGTAAAACGAAAGTGCACTAGAAAACCAGATTTGGAATATTCTCAGGATTGTTAACACATTGTCTTTAAGTAATAGAACCTTTGagtgattgttttctttttttctgcattacCAGTATTTTTCATATTGAATATGCATTACTCAAGGTATCTTTTGAAATTACCTTTTCTAAATTACAACTTTATTCTTTCAAACTATCATTCCCTTTTTGGTATACTTTGTTCTGGCTTTTTCCACACCCTTACCAAAAAaggggaaatgcaaactaatatTGCAGTAGagtttatgtatttatatctgACCTTCAGAAGTCTTGTTAATTACCAACAACACAAATATTTGTCCCCATGGCTAAAATTAGAGCTGCAATTTTTTCAAACCTAATGTTAACCAAAACAATGTAATGATATAATCTCTAGAAAAGAGTCGACAGTGCCTTACAGCGCGATCATTAAAAATGAAGCTGCCATCTTATTACTACAAGACCAGGGAAATTTTGAGATTACACAGGACATGAAAATACTGTGTCCCAAAGACACACTAGTCATATCTCCAAATTTGTCATTATTTCAACAGAATGGACTGGTCTAATTCAAAAGTCAtatttaaataaagtataaatattataatgCCAAAAGAATAATTAGCATATTCTTTATCCCAGAGAGCTTCAAAGATGTTAATAGATTACCATGGTCTCTGTTTCTTCAAAGACaagtagaaaacagaaatatgaaatcattttcctaaggtcacacagagTAAAACATGACTGTGCTAGACACTTAACTGATTTATGAATGTTTCCTGAGTATGTCACTAGAATCTTAAAAATGTTACCACTGGGCTACAGAGAGACaacgtctttttctttttaaatcaaaattccCATATTGCCAAAGTAATTTTGTATAAAGcaatagtgttttcatttccaaagcaaacttttgaaaaaaataaaactacttccTACCTGGCTTTGTGAGGAACTGCTACTAATAACTACTGTTAAACAGTTTGTAAAAATATGATATGCTATTTCCTTGTCTGGTAATGATAAGCTTAGCAGAccaaagcataaataaataactgtgcTATTGTTTTTCAGCTTCAGAAAATTACACATACTATTACTAGTTGGTAATTTTGTGTAGGCTATGTCATTTTACAAGCATATCTTTCAAAGATATGGAAAATAGATTATTGGCAGTTTGTGAAATTAACGATGAAAGACTACtgtgtcggggcttccctggtggcacagttgttaagaatccgcctgccaatgcaggtgacaagggttcaagccctggtccgggaagttcccacatgccgcagagcaaagaagcccatgcgccacaactactgagcctgcactccagagcccgcgagctacaactacggacgcccgcgtgcctagagcccgtgctccgcaacaagagaagccaacgcaatgagaagcccacgcaccgcaacgaagagtagcccccactcaccgaaactagagaaagcacgcacgcagcaaggaaaacccaatgcagccaaaaataaataaataaaataaataataaaataagtaaataaattaaaaaaaaaaaaaagactactgtgTCTCACTTCAAAGATTTACCTAAATATCTAGGAAGGCTCAGGAACAATTTTGGGAGTTTGCTTAATGTTAAATTCTCTTATGATCTGAAAGtgccaaaaaataagaaaattacctCCTGTCTATtccaacacacacagacacacacacacacacacacacacacacaccagttgcATCACAGCAACTAAGATCACccatgaaatgattttttttttttaagcaggggCTCcactacttttctttttcttcctgataaagagaaaatacctTAACTTGCCCCCCGAGTTGTCTGTGGGTGCAGCAGAAGCCTCACCAGGAAGAATGATAGATTCGTGCAGGAGACTCCAGTGAGTGATGCCATATATAGTTAATTAATGCCATATGTAGTTACTTAATACTAGAAAGAGAAGCGCAGACCCTGTAAGTCATATGATTACAAAGGAGACCAAACAATAGAGCACCCTAACAGTTTGGGCCTTTATTAGAGAGAGACAGTTTTCCCCTTCATTAAAAGGAATTTTTCCTAAGCACACTCTTATCCCTGAGGAAGAGGAGTGACAAGTGCGGATTGTTAAATTCGGGGCAAATGGAAAAGGCAAGCTCTGCTCCAtgctctactttctttctcttgaGAGTATGCCTGCTCACGCTGGGCACAAGTTCTCTCTGTTCCTCCACATGCCCGGAGCCTCCCCTGGGCGGGCCTCCTCTTCCCCCAGGGGATTCCTGCCCCAGCCCAGTTAGGCAGTTCTGTCTAACGCAGGGGTTCACAGCTGTTAGCAATCCATGAGGCCAGTACAGCCAAAGCCATTACCTTTACTGGCTTCTGACAGTAAACAGGAAATAAATGGTCCCTGTCTTTGCATTGTTCTATATCTCAACTTGTTCAGAAACCAAGCCTCTTCAAGTATCAGTTTTAGGGTGGTTTTATTCCAATAATAAGTATAGCAAATCACTATACTTACTCTTAGAAAAGGgctttcattcattgctgattGATTGGCAAAAACTCCAAGTCAAATCTACTGCCTGATTTATAAGGAAGCCATCGATCACCACATGAGACACAGTCCACACTTGAATTATCTGCTTACCAACATCACAGTTCTGGCCATAGCACTCTACAATGACCTGTGCTATTATTTAttaatgtttctcttttaaagtaaaaaacaatgaGCCTTTTAAAGTATGATGCCAAATGGAAACTATTGCAAAAGGAAATTGAGTATCACTTGTCAAAGATTAACACCAAAAACATACATAGCACTTAGTCTATGCCAGGCTTTATAAATATTACCTCATTGAATTCTCaccacaatcctatgaggtaggtactgttactGCTgtcgttttatagatgagaaaactgaggcatagagagattaGGAAATTTGCTCAAAGTCAGGTAGCTAGTGAGGGGCAGACTTGGCTCTGCACCAGGTGTCCTAGCCCGAAAGTCAGCTCTGACCCACCTCAAGTACAGAAAGTGACTATAAagacaaaggcagtgaaagaagtcaatgctctcacagtataaaaataaaaatgaaatgcaaagcaTAATAACCATTTAACAAAAATGCACacctaaaaattctatttttcatgCACAAGAAATAGTTGTTAACCACTCAAtagtaaaattttaagtttaaaaatgaaaatgaaatacaaagaataatCACCAATTGATTTATAAAAATCCACTCTGGAAAAGTCTATTTTTCTCTTGCAAGAAATTACTGTTGATGATAAGTCGATAATGAAAGCTTCATTTTAAATAGCCTTACTGTAAGATTAATTAGAGTAAAATGCCCTGAAGGGAAAGAgggttttaattcatttttgctCCCCTTTTGCTATGCCCTAAGCAGAAAGTTACAGAGGTTGAATACACCTGAATCACTCTGGGTTTTCATAATGGCATTTTCCCCACCGCATCCTTCAGTGTCCTTATCTGCAGTGATAAGGACACCCCAACTCCTTCCCCGCAGGAACCGGCCTTCAAGTGATTCATGTGGTCAGCAGGAAGTGGCTCTACCACTTTAGTTTTAACCTAAGCAACAATATTGTGTCTGTGAACTCAGGGATTTGATGGGCTGTACCTCTCATAAGGTGTCCATGAAGAGAGACAGCGGTgagtcccaccccaccccttttcctTTGCTCACTGGTCACACAGCTACCGGacatttcccagcatcccttgcaGTTAGGCAGGGTCACGTCACAGGCTTTGGCCAAGGGACAGTGCCAAGGAAGTGATTCCTGGCACTGTCAGTGATCCTGAATGTCTCCTCTTTGTCTGTCTGTGGCTGGAGGAAACTGACTCAAGCACCAGAGGAACCTAAAGCCCCCAAATAGAAGGAGTCTGAGTCCCTGAACGACTGTGGAACACAGAACCCACCCCCACTAAAGCCCACATTAGACTGTGATGTGAGGTGAAAAATAACCCTTTATTCTCTTAACTCACTTTGATTTTGAGATAGTTTATGACAGCACTTAGTTTATTCTGATTCATATAATACATTAAAACAAATGCTTAAATCTTACTCTTTGAAAATTCCTTCTCTTTGTATCCCTTAAAATGACCACTCTTTGGTAACTGCTGATGTAGTAGGCACTGCCCATACCTACACAGTTTGGTTCCCATAAAAAAATGTGTCTCCAGGCACTGACCAAAATAATCAAAGGCTGAATCATATCAAGTCATCTTCTAGCTAACGCTCCTCTGAACTTACAGGTGTTTCTGCTAATCCTTCACTGTAACTGGCACATTGAATAAGCAAGACTCATGGGGTTTAATcacaaaaatttgttttttcccaTTGTCTCTTTAAACCCAGTCAGGTCCTTCCTTTAACCTTGACTTTTACGGTCATGCTTAGGTTAGAAAGATAATCTACTACCATTTTAAATTCCAACTGCAATCCCAATTCAGTATTTAAAAGTGTCTAGTCAGATATAGTGACGCACAGATCAATCGTCATCCAAAAGTCTCCCTTCCACACACCCCTCCCTTACGCTGGACCAGCCGCAAGACGCTCCCGCACCTCAGGGGAGGAGGGTCTGCTTAATAtcttctgttttcaattctttctcCCAGAACTTACCTGCTATTTCTGACCTGTGTCTCACCCAGGGTTGAAGCTGTGAGGGGGAAGTAAAGGGGCAGGAAAATTCCTACTTGGTGAGTACTACATAGTAAGGTAGTACTGTTCTTCCCGGTGTTAGAAGACATCTAGAGCTGACATTTCCACGGTGAGTATCTTTACGAATTCTCTAGAGACTCCCTTCGAGGTTCCTCTGACTATGACCCCCATTTACCCATCAATGCCGCTCGCTGGGCTGCCCATTCCCAAACACCCTCCGCTTCTGTTCCCTATTTGCCGCCCCGGCCCACCGCAACCACCAATGTCACCTCGCAGCCTTTTACTGCCATGGTCTCCTCCCCTGGGTGAACCCTATTAAAATTATCCCCAGCCATTGGTTCCCCACCAGGTTCCTAGGATCCGCATTCCACCCGAGGGCAGTGTGACCGTTCAGACACAGCCGCAGCTTTGCTCCTCTGCCAGAGCACTCACCATCCCGTCTCTCTGGCTCCTTTGATTTCCCAGTGGGGATGGGTGAGTGGGTGACAGACAGCCGGCTGCTACACCCTTCTACCCACTAGAGTCACATGCTAAGCTCTCTGGGGGGTCAGGTGGAAGTCTCCTCCTCAGATTTGAGATGAAGGGACTGAGCACCTCCCTACTTCTTCCTCTTGCTTAGTTTAGGTGGATTCACAACACAGCTTTCCCCAGAGAAACCCTCCTGACAGCACTGTTTTAATTGTGAACCCTTAATTCACCTCTCCTTGAAGAACCCTTAATTCATTTATCCTTCACTTaatgtcactggcaaagcccattaacaattcctgaaataaaaatagaatctgggtaataaaataaagtctaaccttttttttcttttccttggtgcTTTGTCCAGTTTCGCTTGTTCATAGGGTGTTGTGTGCAGAGGCCTTGCATCCAGCCCTCAAGACCACAGTTCCTGGTACAAAATGGCTGCACCAACCTTCAGCTCGTGTGCAGAATCACGTGAGC encodes the following:
- the LOC102999140 gene encoding torsin-1A-interacting protein 2-like, coding for MWKMVPVFSDNSHGPDCGQQWFPSLELGHWLYQTELVENECCQVFLDRINRADYCPECYPDNPANRSLVLPWSFPLEGAPQNLTRWTFEKSCHPFLLGPPLVRKRIHDSRVAGFNPALQLILTRTDKTLNKKLGQSK